Proteins from a genomic interval of Musa acuminata AAA Group cultivar baxijiao chromosome BXJ1-9, Cavendish_Baxijiao_AAA, whole genome shotgun sequence:
- the LOC135594248 gene encoding dirigent protein 1-like: MMWLTCLYILHPLLGCLQGQSFSMAYSYSPLVLLLLLLLLPFSVSAAVATVTGHENTAPREKLTHLHFFFHGRFANPNATAVLVAVPPGTNATFNTFGAVIVLDDMLKDGPEASSKLIGRAQGLTAQASLEGTYLLMVVNFVFTAGEYNGSSLAILGRFVPDVSGTERSIVGGTGKFRMARGYTVGNVYIWTASYFVLELDAYIVHY; this comes from the coding sequence ATGATGTGGCTAACATGCTTATACATCCTCCATCCACTTCTTGGCTGCTTGCAAGGGCAAAGCTTCTCCATGGCCTACTCCTACTCTCCCttggtgcttcttcttcttctcctcctccttcccttctccGTCTCCGCCGCTGTTGCCACCGTGACCGGCCATGAAAACACTGCACCCAGAGAGAAGTTGACCCACCTGCACTTCTTCTTCCACGGGAGATTCGCCAACCCGAACGCGACCGCAGTCCTCGTCGCAGTCCCTCCCGGCACGAACGCCACCTTCAACACCTTCGGGGCGGTCATCGTGCTGGACGACATGCTGAAGGACGGCCCCGAGGCGAGCTCGAAGCTCATCGGGCGGGCGCAGGGGCTGACGGCGCAGGCCTCCCTGGAGGGCACGTATCTGTTGATGGTCGTCAACTTCGTGTTCACGGCGGGGGAGTACAACGGCAGCTCGCTGGCGATCCTGGGCCGGTTCGTCCCCGACGTCTCGGGCACCGAGCGGAGCATCGTCGGAGGGACGGGCAAGTTCCGGATGGCGCGGGGGTACACGGTGGGCAACGTCTACATCTGGACCGCCAGCTACTTCGTGTTGGAGCTCGATGCTTACATCGTCCATTACTGA
- the LOC135594510 gene encoding pterocarpan synthase 1-like — MAYSSSFMLPLLLLLSLSLYATIATATGHEHAAPKEKMTHLHFYFHEMYSGPNATGLVVAVPPGKNSSIDTFGALIVIDDMLREGPERSSKLIGRAQGLSAQASLDGTALLTAINFVFTEGEYNGSTVAILGRAVPSAPAIERTIVGGSGRFRMARGYTVSKVISWGGGYFLMEFDAYIIHH; from the coding sequence ATGGCCTACTCCTCTTCCTTCATGctgccccttcttcttcttctttccctctcCCTCTATGCCACGATTGCCACTGCAACCGGCCACGAACACGCTGCACCTAAAGAGAAGATGACCCACCTGCACTTCTACTTCCACGAGATGTACTCCGGCCCGAACGCGACCGGACTCGTCGTCGCAGTCCCACCGGGCAAGAACTCCTCCATCGACACCTTCGGGGCGCTCATCGTGATCGACGACATGCTCAGGGAAGGTCCAGAGCGGAGCTCCAAGCTGATCGGGAGGGCACAGGGGCTCTCCGCCCAGGCCTCCCTGGATGGCACGGCGCTGCTGACGGCCATAAACTTCGTGTTCACGGAGGGGGAGTACAACGGGAGCACGGTGGCGATCCTGGGCAGGGCCGTCCCCAGCGCTCCGGCGATCGAGCGGACCATCGTCGGAGGGTCGGGCAGGTTCCGGATGGCGCGAGGGTACACGGTCAGCAAGGTCATCAGCTGGGGAGGTGGATACTTCCTCATGGAGTTCGATGCTTATATCATTCATCACTGA
- the LOC135594511 gene encoding dirigent protein 22-like: MALSSSYSSPFLLLLLFATAAIASSDDGGEKTTHLHYYLHANYGGPNTTTITVVSPPGNDSGSSFGSIAVGDHMLKEGLDPSSTLIGKAEELAVQASLGSPAYLSAFNFVFTAGDYNGSSISILGRAAPSDAAIERGVVGGSGMFRMARGYTISRVVKSTGPDDFLFVVEFDAYVFHY, encoded by the coding sequence ATGGCCCTTTCTTCATCCTATTCATCTccattccttctcctcctcctctttgccACTGCTGCCATCGCAAGCAGCGATGACGGCGGGGAGAAGACGACTCACCTGCATTACTACTTGCACGCGAACTACGGCGGACCCAACACGACCACCATCACCGTGGTCAGCCCTCCGGGCAACGACTCCGGCAGCAGCTTCGGGAGCATCGCGGTGGGCGACCACATGCTGAAGGAAGGGCTCGACCCGAGCTCGACGCTCATCGGCAAGGCGGAGGAGCTCGCGGTGCAGGCATCGCTGGGGAGCCCGGCGTACCTGTCGGCCTTCAACTTCGTGTTCACCGCGGGCGACTACAACGGGAGTAGCATCTCGATTCTTGGGAGGGCTGCTCCCAGCGACGCGGCGATCGAGCGGGGCGTGGTCGGAGGCTCCGGCATGTTTCGGATGGCACGGGGCTACACCATTAGCAGGGTCGTCAAGAGCACTGGACCTGATGATTTCTTGTTCGTGGTGGAGTTCGATGCGTATGTCTTCCACTACTGA
- the LOC135592899 gene encoding uncharacterized protein LOC135592899, translated as MFGGLLGGKFSNKCKHAAKCIKARMGPIRNRKQALVRIVRKDVANLIAAGHEAKAFEKIDLLIVDINHISCYDMIEQFCEYILSQLPSLQKQRDCPPEAMETISTLIFAAARFSDLPELCNLRHAFTERYGSQMESCVDAEFVEKFQKKSFPKEKKLQLMQNIADEFSVRWDSKTFGHQSHNAMAHGSTQPKDVAPLHTENNGASPAQVTMQEAIRSKGKYGSNPIGVVQRQQVAMELDNIQVISAMSSRQSHDPVEKTQKVVVSHDRVDTEPYQTKNAAPSYVKPRRDRDGIHKDDLSRSRAKKVQNELDPSTEKPQVGSVKSWNVKPGTMDLPDTKSNGDEYHVEETRRHGIVPPYTKVNEIKNGNHVEERSGNVPEYDSLQRHEEGSHPTGTEKRSVRPATNNGRTAYVIPPYVKPRFNDVDTNADKTDRNTGISLDKSDGTEDADHRNEQVVHDEKPKPVSVRRKFQKPPVTETNGSTIDVEKPTSHTPGGQRRYKSRPSTNTNDDNYVEEKATIRESRPPIDDEMSNSIDYGKLLHRAPDGRRRHGGRHVAAVYDEEEMVMDNLLLRYSRKGAAKEPSKERTRARTPTTNHVDSDRVVNPGNDKIHPVPREKVPPPERILSLPMEPVTPAKVKEPARVTSMQPSGGRLHPKLPEYDYFAARLTDLKKT; from the exons ATGTTCGGTGGGTTGTTGGGCGGGAAATTCTCCAACAAATG CAAGCACGCGGCGAAGTGCATAAAGGCCAGGATGGGGCCGATCCGGAACCGGAAGCAGGCCTTGGTGAGAATCGTCAGGAAGGATGTCGCCAACCTCATCGCCGCCGGCCATGAAGCGAAGGCGTTCGAAAAG ATCGATCTACTCATTGTTGATATAAACCACATATCTTGCTATGACATGATCGAACAATTCTGCGAATATATCTTGAGTCAGCTGCCAAGCCTACAAAAGCAGAG GGACTGTCCCCCTGAAGCCATGGAAACAATATCTACTCTAATTTTTGCTGCGGCAAGATTTTCAGATTTGCCAGAGTTGTGCAATCTCAGGCATGCATTTACAGAACGATATGGGAGCCAGATGGAGTCATGTGTAGATGCTGAG TTTGTTGAGAAATTTCAGAAGAAATCATTTCCAAAAGAGAAGAAGCTGCAGCTAATGCAAAATATTGCTGATGAGTTCTCTGTAAGATGGGATTCTAAGACATTCGGACACCAATCACACAATGCTATGGCACATGGCTCT ACTCAACCTAAGGATGTTGCACCTTTACATACTGAAAATAATGGAGCGTCACCAGCGCAGGTTACGATGCAAGAAGCAATACGATCCAAGGGAAAATATGGCTCTAATCCTATTGGTGTTGTGCAAAGACAACAAGTGGCAATGGAGTTGGATAACATCCAGGTGATTTCAGCAATGAGTAGTAGGCAATCACATGATCCGGTGGAGAAGACACAAAAGGTGGTTGTTTCTCATGATAGAGTAGATACCGAACCATATCAAACCAAGAATGCAGCTCCATCATATGTTAAACCAAGGAGAGATCGTGATGGAATCCATAAAGATGATCTTTCACGGAGTAGGGCAAAAAAGGTGCAAAATGAGCTGGATCCCAGTACAGAGAAGCCACAAGTTGGCTCAGTGAAATCTTGGAATGTAAAACCAGGCACTATGGATCTCCCAGACACAAAATCAAATGGTGATGAATACCATGTGGAAGAAACAAGAAGACATGGTATAGTTCCTCCATACACTAAGGTGAACGAGATCAAGAATGGGAACCATGTGGAAGAAAGGAGTGGTAATGTCCCGGAGTATGATAGCTtgcaaaggcatgaagaagggtcGCATCCTACTGGGACAGAAAAGCGTTCGGTCAGGCCAGCAACCAACAATGGAAGAACAGCATATGTGATTCCACCTTATGTCAAGCCAAGATTCAATGATGTAGATACCAATGCTGATAAAACAGATCGAAACACTGGTATAAGTCTTGACAAGTCTGATGGTACTGAAGATGCGGATCATAGGAATGAGCAAGTCGTTCATGATGAGAAGCCAAAGCCTGTTTCTGTGAGGAGGAAATTCCAGAAGCCACCAGTCACTGAGACCAACGGGAGTACCATTGATGTTGAGAAGCCCACAAGCCATACCCCAGGTGGCCAAAGAAGATACAAAAGCAGGCCGAGCACTAATACTAATGATGATAATTATGTTGAAGAAAAGGCTACAATTAGAGAATCAAGGCCTCCGATTGATGATGAAATGAGTAATTCTATAGATTATGGCAAACTCTTGCATCGAGCACCGGATGGACGACGAAGACATGGTGGTAGGCATGTTGCTGCTGTGTATGATGAGGAAGAAATGGTCATGGATAATCTCTTGCTGCGCTACAGCAGGAAAGGGGCAGCCAAGGAACCCAGCAAGGAAAGAACGAGGGCCAGAACTCCTACGACGAATCATGTCGATTCAGATAGAGTTGTGAATCCTGGTAATGATAAAATTCATCCTGTCCCGAGAGAAAAAGTGCCACCTCCGGAAAGGATTCTCTCACTGCCAATGGAACCAGTTACCCCAGCTAAAGTTAAGGAACCTGCTCGGGTTACTTCAATGCAGCCTAGTGGTGGCCGACTGCATCCAAAGCTGCCAGAATATGATTATTTTGCTGCACGACTTACTGATCTAAAGAAGACTTGA
- the LOC135592898 gene encoding probable E3 ubiquitin-protein ligase HIP1 isoform X1, translating into MQGQRNFVQPLHESFELDCESNSSSSGMNQQVLWNNMLFNPVEIQSMTDCAVSSDGVNIPCLNMANQDGTQLGNWSLGGSSSSQHSQIQGGHEENKLEHEWTPPATVASRGGPRLQENHFEASHALSLENVNISHSTTQTDGIQTFPQNYSCFNNRHQNVEHVAVQVGIGNELSEPRLSHHPYLLGFLDPETVPSSIGLSNPGESSSEGVGFLREDDERAESSFDGRRLSCKRKNSDGFPGQSSASGNASSSHQSENSLLHSRSYNPMTGLNISSSSGYPSVGHSIEEHRAGFGTFVGGMAFDCYPSASAAGNVESLRRNYRLRINRAQPHDVSLRNSWSASSVGQSDVWSPNQPPSRSISLNHFLEPASLLTTSSSASQTHIPVVPALPQIVNSFPWNRASNSRIGSSSGPFSSEDRSITAREGNDLRNMPVTSNLDLVPATDVRNMTQGQANWSLSSGSISMVPSSQAVTNSGLHPTYGSSWVPHQNLPTRYPQPLAEAIHPGFFPPGSSDSGGQGTNFALQHSAHPLSSQEVAQQIRTRLHGPHPTSPIRSTTHLLRRRNDGLFSAPLPMRSLTAAGEERSRMLSEIRHALESLRHGDGLRFEDVFILDQTLILAGSDLHDRHRDMRLDVDNMSYEELLALEERIGNVCTGLSEETILKSLKQQKHSSAAIRASMEHKPCCICQEEYVEGDDLGTLDCGHDFHSVCIKQWLMHKNLCPICKNTALIT; encoded by the exons ATGCAAGGCCAGAGGAATTTTGTTCAACCCTTGCATGAATCCTTTGAACTTGACTGTGAGTCCAATTCAAGCAGCTCTGGCATGAATCAGCAAGTCTTGTGGAATAACATGCTTTTTAATCCAGTAGAGATCCAGAGCATGACAGATTGTGCAGTATCCTCTGATGGTGTAAATATCCCATGCTTAAACATGGCTAATCAGGATGGCACTCAGTTGGGCAATTGGAGTTTAGGTGGATCCAGTTCTAGTcaacattctcaaatccagggtgGCCATGAAGAAAACAAACTGGAGCATGAATGGACACCACCGGCAACAGTTGCTTCTCGAGGTGGGCCTAGACTACAAGAAAATCATTTTGAAGCTTCCCATGCGCTTTCTTTGGAAAATGTCAACATAAGTCATAGTACAACTCAGACTGATGGTATCCAAACCTTTCCACAAAATTATTCCTGTTTCAACAATAGACATCAAAATGTGGAACATGTTGCTGTTCAAGTTGGTATAGGCAATGAGCTCTCAGAACCAAGGTTATCTCATCATCCTTATTTATTGGGTTTTCTAGATCCTGAAACTGTTCCATCTTCAATTGGTTTATCCAATCCTGGCGAAAGTTCTTCCGAGGGCGTTGGATTTTTGAGAGAAGATGATGAGAGAGCAGAAAGTTCATTTGATGGACGACGCTTATCCTGCAAGAGAAAGAATAGTGATGGTTTTCCTGGACAGTCTTCAGCAAGTGGAAATGCGAGCTCTTCTCACCAAAGTGAAAACAGTTTACTGCATTCTCGTAGTTATAATCCTATGACTGGCCTCAATATTTCTAGCTCATCTGGTTATCCTTCTGTTGGACATTCTATCGAAGAGCATAGAGCAGGATTTGGCACTTTTGTAGGAGGAATGGCCTTCGACTGCTATCCCTCTGCAAGTGCAGCAGGAAACGTAGAAAGTTTGCGTAGGAATTACCGATTGAGAATTAACCGTGCACAGCCTCATGATGTCTCTTTACGTAATTCTTGGTCAGCGAGTTCAGTTGGGCAATCAGATGTATGGTCACCAAATCAACCACCTTCTCGTTCCATCTCATTGAATCACTTCCTCGAGCCTGCCTCACTACTTACAACTTCAAGTTCGGCAAGTCAAACTCATATACCTGTTGTACCTGCTCTACCCCAAATTGTAAATAGTTTTCCATGGAATAGAGCTTCCAATTCAAGAATTGGCAGTTCATCAGGCCCTTTCAGTTCAGAGGACAGATCGATCACTGCAAGAGAGGGAAATGACTTGAGGAATATGCCCGTGACCAGCAATTTGGATCTTGTTCCTGCAACAGATGTAAGGAACATGACACAAGGCCAAGCAAATTGGAGCTTGAGCAGTGGAAGTATAAGCATGGTTCCAAGTTCACAAGCAGTTACAAACTCAGGACTCCATCCAACATATGGATCTTCTTGGGTACCTCATCAAAATCTTCCTACCCGATATCCACAACCTTTAGCGGAGGCTATTCATCCTGGCTTTTTTCCGCCCGGTAGTTCTGATTCTGGAGGTCAGGGCACTAATTTTGCCCTACAACATTCTGCTCATCCTTTGAGCTCACAGGAGGTGGCTCAGCAGATCAGAACTAGATTGCATGGCCCACATCCAACATCACCCATCAGATCAACAACACATTTGTTAAGAAGGCGAAATGATGGTCTTTTCAGTGCTCCCTTACCTATGAGGAGTTTGACAGCTGCAGGGGAAGAGAGAAGTAGAATGTTATCAGAG ATTCGTCATGCATTGGAGTCTTTGCGTCATGGAGATGGTCTTCGATTTGAG GATGTCTTTATCCTTGATCAGACTCTAATTTTGGCGGGCAGCGATTTGCATGACAGGCACAGGGACATGCGTCTTGACGTTGACAACATGTCGTATGAG GAACTCCTCGCCTTGGAAGAACGGATAGGAAATGTTTGCACTGGATTGAGCGAGGAAACAATTCTGAAGTCCCTGAAACAGCAGAAGCATTCATCAGCAGCCATCAGAGCATCCATGGAACACAAGCCCTGCTGTATCTGCCAG GAAGAATATGTTGAAGGTGATGATCTCGGCACCCTGGACTGCGGGCACGATTTCCACTCTGTCTGCATCAAGCAATGGCTAATGCACAAGAATCTCTGTCCCATCTGCAAAAACACTGCTCTAATTACGTGA
- the LOC135592898 gene encoding probable E3 ubiquitin-protein ligase HIP1 isoform X2, with amino-acid sequence MQGQRNFVQPLHESFELDCESNSSSSGMNQQVLWNNMLFNPVEIQSMTDCAVSSDGVNIPCLNMANQDGTQLGNWSLGGSSSSQHSQIQGGHEENKLEHEWTPPATVASRGGPRLQENHFEASHALSLENVNISHSTTQTDGIQTFPQNYSCFNNRHQNVEHVAVQVGIGNELSEPRLSHHPYLLGFLDPETVPSSIGLSNPGESSSEGVGFLREDDERAESSFDGRRLSCKRKNSDGFPGQSSASGNASSSHQSENSLLHSRSYNPMTGLNISSSSGYPSVGHSIEEHRAGFGTFVGGMAFDCYPSASAAGNVESLRRNYRLRINRAQPHDVSLRNSWSASSVGQSDVWSPNQPPSRSISLNHFLEPASLLTTSSSASQTHIPVVPALPQIVNSFPWNRASNSRIGSSSGPFSSEDRSITAREGNDLRNMPVTSNLDLVPATDVRNMTQGQANWSLSSGSISMVPSSQAVTNSGLHPTYGSSWVPHQNLPTRYPQPLAEAIHPGFFPPGSSDSGGQGTNFALQHSAHPLSSQEVAQQIRTRLHGPHPTSPIRSTTHLLRRRNDGLFSAPLPMRSLTAAGEERSRMLSEIRHALESLRHGDGLRFETLILAGSDLHDRHRDMRLDVDNMSYEELLALEERIGNVCTGLSEETILKSLKQQKHSSAAIRASMEHKPCCICQEEYVEGDDLGTLDCGHDFHSVCIKQWLMHKNLCPICKNTALIT; translated from the exons ATGCAAGGCCAGAGGAATTTTGTTCAACCCTTGCATGAATCCTTTGAACTTGACTGTGAGTCCAATTCAAGCAGCTCTGGCATGAATCAGCAAGTCTTGTGGAATAACATGCTTTTTAATCCAGTAGAGATCCAGAGCATGACAGATTGTGCAGTATCCTCTGATGGTGTAAATATCCCATGCTTAAACATGGCTAATCAGGATGGCACTCAGTTGGGCAATTGGAGTTTAGGTGGATCCAGTTCTAGTcaacattctcaaatccagggtgGCCATGAAGAAAACAAACTGGAGCATGAATGGACACCACCGGCAACAGTTGCTTCTCGAGGTGGGCCTAGACTACAAGAAAATCATTTTGAAGCTTCCCATGCGCTTTCTTTGGAAAATGTCAACATAAGTCATAGTACAACTCAGACTGATGGTATCCAAACCTTTCCACAAAATTATTCCTGTTTCAACAATAGACATCAAAATGTGGAACATGTTGCTGTTCAAGTTGGTATAGGCAATGAGCTCTCAGAACCAAGGTTATCTCATCATCCTTATTTATTGGGTTTTCTAGATCCTGAAACTGTTCCATCTTCAATTGGTTTATCCAATCCTGGCGAAAGTTCTTCCGAGGGCGTTGGATTTTTGAGAGAAGATGATGAGAGAGCAGAAAGTTCATTTGATGGACGACGCTTATCCTGCAAGAGAAAGAATAGTGATGGTTTTCCTGGACAGTCTTCAGCAAGTGGAAATGCGAGCTCTTCTCACCAAAGTGAAAACAGTTTACTGCATTCTCGTAGTTATAATCCTATGACTGGCCTCAATATTTCTAGCTCATCTGGTTATCCTTCTGTTGGACATTCTATCGAAGAGCATAGAGCAGGATTTGGCACTTTTGTAGGAGGAATGGCCTTCGACTGCTATCCCTCTGCAAGTGCAGCAGGAAACGTAGAAAGTTTGCGTAGGAATTACCGATTGAGAATTAACCGTGCACAGCCTCATGATGTCTCTTTACGTAATTCTTGGTCAGCGAGTTCAGTTGGGCAATCAGATGTATGGTCACCAAATCAACCACCTTCTCGTTCCATCTCATTGAATCACTTCCTCGAGCCTGCCTCACTACTTACAACTTCAAGTTCGGCAAGTCAAACTCATATACCTGTTGTACCTGCTCTACCCCAAATTGTAAATAGTTTTCCATGGAATAGAGCTTCCAATTCAAGAATTGGCAGTTCATCAGGCCCTTTCAGTTCAGAGGACAGATCGATCACTGCAAGAGAGGGAAATGACTTGAGGAATATGCCCGTGACCAGCAATTTGGATCTTGTTCCTGCAACAGATGTAAGGAACATGACACAAGGCCAAGCAAATTGGAGCTTGAGCAGTGGAAGTATAAGCATGGTTCCAAGTTCACAAGCAGTTACAAACTCAGGACTCCATCCAACATATGGATCTTCTTGGGTACCTCATCAAAATCTTCCTACCCGATATCCACAACCTTTAGCGGAGGCTATTCATCCTGGCTTTTTTCCGCCCGGTAGTTCTGATTCTGGAGGTCAGGGCACTAATTTTGCCCTACAACATTCTGCTCATCCTTTGAGCTCACAGGAGGTGGCTCAGCAGATCAGAACTAGATTGCATGGCCCACATCCAACATCACCCATCAGATCAACAACACATTTGTTAAGAAGGCGAAATGATGGTCTTTTCAGTGCTCCCTTACCTATGAGGAGTTTGACAGCTGCAGGGGAAGAGAGAAGTAGAATGTTATCAGAG ATTCGTCATGCATTGGAGTCTTTGCGTCATGGAGATGGTCTTCGATTTGAG ACTCTAATTTTGGCGGGCAGCGATTTGCATGACAGGCACAGGGACATGCGTCTTGACGTTGACAACATGTCGTATGAG GAACTCCTCGCCTTGGAAGAACGGATAGGAAATGTTTGCACTGGATTGAGCGAGGAAACAATTCTGAAGTCCCTGAAACAGCAGAAGCATTCATCAGCAGCCATCAGAGCATCCATGGAACACAAGCCCTGCTGTATCTGCCAG GAAGAATATGTTGAAGGTGATGATCTCGGCACCCTGGACTGCGGGCACGATTTCCACTCTGTCTGCATCAAGCAATGGCTAATGCACAAGAATCTCTGTCCCATCTGCAAAAACACTGCTCTAATTACGTGA
- the LOC135592900 gene encoding transcription factor PHYTOCHROME INTERACTING FACTOR-LIKE 13-like isoform X2, translating to MDDRSSYDPSCRGDQEKISYLLGHVPTSLSSYSCEAELMPSSSFHPISAAAPAGGGGGRRKSVDQDLDSLDWESEEGVEAFEEDPVKLAPSRSSGSKRSRAAEVHNMSEKRRRSRINEKMRALQNLIPNSNKTDKASMLDEAIEYLKQLQLQVQILSMRNGLNLQSMYTSGALQPLQTSQMSISFALDNDTATGIGTGMLPLNQDLSAHCSFDLSNQCTSSHPSTITTSLINVTNPEASLDIFTGDMSAHTQLAAMHYTRSFTDDERNSISTNVNSKQLGGQASTHIGVVCLEQCMLGREGRSETMLSNDESFIRHLHSLQTGRSFPSGDAEEGLRDF from the exons ATGGATGATCGTAGCAGCTACGACCCTTCCTGCCGAGGAGATCAGGAGAAGATCTCCTACTTGCTGGGCCATGTTCCGACCAGCTTGTCATCCTACTCTTGTGAGGCCGAGCTGATGCCATCCTCTTCTTTCCACCCCATTTCTGCTGCTGCTCCTGCTGGTGGTGGGGGTGGGAGGAGGAAGTCTGTGGACCAGGATCTTGACTCTCTCGACTGGGAGAGCGAG GAGGGTGTGGAGGCGTTTGAGGAGGATCCTGTGAAGCTGGCTCCTTCCCGGAGCTCCGGCTCGAAGAGAAGCAGAGCTGCGGAAGTCCACAACATGTCTGAAAAG aggaggaggagtaggATCAATGAGAAGATGAGGGCTTTGCAAAATCTGATCCCCAACTCAAACAAG ACAGACAAGGCTTCCATGCTTGATGAGGCCATCGAATATCTCAAACAACTGCAGCTCCAAGTACAG ATTCTGTCGATGAGGAATGGTCTCAATCTGCAGTCCATGTATACGTCTGGAGCTCTTCAGCCTTTGCAAACTTCTCAGATGTCTATTAGCTTTGCGCTGGATAATGACACGGCAACGGGTATAGGAACAGGCATGCTACCTTTGAACCAAGATTTATCGGCTCACTGCTCATTCGATCTGTCAAATCAATGCACATCCTCCCATCCATCGACCATCACAACCAGTCTCATCAACGTGACTAATCCTGAGGCTTCACTA GATATATTCACAGGTGACATGTCGGCCCACACCCAATTAGCCGCAATGCATTACACAAGGAGCTTCACAG ATGATGAGAGGAACTCCATATCTACCAATGTCAATTCCAAACAATTGGGTGGGCAAGCATCAACACATATCGGTGTCGTCTGTTTGGAACAATGTATGTTAGGCAGAGAAGGGAGATCAGAGACGATGCTGTCCAACGACGAAAGCTTCATCCGGCACCTGCACAG CTTACAGACTGGAAGAAGTTTTCCGAGTGGTGATGCGGAGGAAGGACTTCGAGATTTCTAA
- the LOC135592900 gene encoding transcription factor PHYTOCHROME INTERACTING FACTOR-LIKE 13-like isoform X1, which produces MDDRSSYDPSCRGDQEKISYLLGHVPTSLSSYSCEAELMPSSSFHPISAAAPAGGGGGRRKSVDQDLDSLDWESEEGVEAFEEDPVKLAPSRSSGSKRSRAAEVHNMSEKRRRSRINEKMRALQNLIPNSNKTDKASMLDEAIEYLKQLQLQVQILSMRNGLNLQSMYTSGALQPLQTSQMSISFALDNDTATGIGTGMLPLNQDLSAHCSFDLSNQCTSSHPSTITTSLINVTNPEASLVKSSESHHASFHQVPVSCEDIFTGDMSAHTQLAAMHYTRSFTDDERNSISTNVNSKQLGGQASTHIGVVCLEQCMLGREGRSETMLSNDESFIRHLHSLQTGRSFPSGDAEEGLRDF; this is translated from the exons ATGGATGATCGTAGCAGCTACGACCCTTCCTGCCGAGGAGATCAGGAGAAGATCTCCTACTTGCTGGGCCATGTTCCGACCAGCTTGTCATCCTACTCTTGTGAGGCCGAGCTGATGCCATCCTCTTCTTTCCACCCCATTTCTGCTGCTGCTCCTGCTGGTGGTGGGGGTGGGAGGAGGAAGTCTGTGGACCAGGATCTTGACTCTCTCGACTGGGAGAGCGAG GAGGGTGTGGAGGCGTTTGAGGAGGATCCTGTGAAGCTGGCTCCTTCCCGGAGCTCCGGCTCGAAGAGAAGCAGAGCTGCGGAAGTCCACAACATGTCTGAAAAG aggaggaggagtaggATCAATGAGAAGATGAGGGCTTTGCAAAATCTGATCCCCAACTCAAACAAG ACAGACAAGGCTTCCATGCTTGATGAGGCCATCGAATATCTCAAACAACTGCAGCTCCAAGTACAG ATTCTGTCGATGAGGAATGGTCTCAATCTGCAGTCCATGTATACGTCTGGAGCTCTTCAGCCTTTGCAAACTTCTCAGATGTCTATTAGCTTTGCGCTGGATAATGACACGGCAACGGGTATAGGAACAGGCATGCTACCTTTGAACCAAGATTTATCGGCTCACTGCTCATTCGATCTGTCAAATCAATGCACATCCTCCCATCCATCGACCATCACAACCAGTCTCATCAACGTGACTAATCCTGAGGCTTCACTAGTTAAGTCATCAGAATCTCATCATGCTTCATTCCACCAAGTGCCTGTGTCCTGTGAG GATATATTCACAGGTGACATGTCGGCCCACACCCAATTAGCCGCAATGCATTACACAAGGAGCTTCACAG ATGATGAGAGGAACTCCATATCTACCAATGTCAATTCCAAACAATTGGGTGGGCAAGCATCAACACATATCGGTGTCGTCTGTTTGGAACAATGTATGTTAGGCAGAGAAGGGAGATCAGAGACGATGCTGTCCAACGACGAAAGCTTCATCCGGCACCTGCACAG CTTACAGACTGGAAGAAGTTTTCCGAGTGGTGATGCGGAGGAAGGACTTCGAGATTTCTAA